In bacterium, the sequence GTTCCGAGATGATGCCGTAGCTGATCGACAGGCCGAGGCCGCTTCCGGCGACCGCGCCCGATCCGATCGAGCCCTTGGTGGTAAAAAACGGCTCGAAGATACGCGGAAGGATGTCGTCCGGGATGCCGACGCCCGTGTCTTTCACGACGACGCGCAGCCTGTCGCCTTCCTGCCGGCCGACGATCGTCAGCGTACCGCCCTTGCGGTCGATCATGGCGTGCTTCGCGTTGATGATGAGATTCAGCAGCACCTGCTGGAACTGCCCGAGGTCCGTATGAATGACGCACCCGTCATCGACATCGATCTCGACGGCCACGTTTTCCTTTTGCAGATCGCGTTTGACAAGGGAGATCACCTGCTCGACCAGCTCGCGCAGGTCGCTGCGCTCGATGACGTTGGGCACGCGGCGCGCGAACGTGAGCAGGTTCGAGATGATCGTCTTGGCGCGCTTGGCGGATTGGAAGACGACCTCGTTGCTTTTGCGGTAGTCCTCCGTGCGCCCGGACGCCTCCGCGAGCTGCGCGTAGCCGAGCATGCCGCCGATGAGGTTGTTGAACTCGTGAGCGATGCCGCCGGCCAGCGTGCCGATGCCGGCCATCTTTTCCGTCTGGATGAGCTGCGTCTTGAGCTGGTTCACCTCGGTCACGTCGGAGAACACGATGATCGTGCCGAGCGGCTTGCCCGTCGCGTCCTCGAGCGTGCTCGTCGAATAACCGACGTGGATCGGCCGGCCGTCGTAGCGCGTCGCGCCGACCTCGGCGCGGTGGACGAGCGAGGGCGTCTCCGGCTCCGATTCGCCCGCGGGCTGGAGCGACGCGTCCAGCACGTCGGAGATGCTGCGTCCGACGAGCGTATCCGGGGGATAGCGCAGGATGTTTTCCGCGGACTGGTTCGCCATCGTGACGCGCCCGTATTTGTCCGTGACGAGCAAACCGCTGCGCATATTGTTCAGGATGCGTTCGGTGTATTCCTTCAGGTATAGATATTGGCGCTGGATGTAGTCGAGCTTTTGATCGACCTTGCGGTATTCCTCCTCGAGCGCCCGGTAATTCGCGGCCAGGCACCATCGCTCGGTCGCCGCCCGGATGGTGAGCGCAAGACCCCGCGCGTCGGCCGGCCCGGCCAGGACGCGTGCGTCGCCGTTGGACATAGCCAGGCGCCAGGCTTCGGCGCCGGCCTCCGGTCCGCCGGCCAACACGACGAACGATCCGGGCAATTCGTCGTAGAGGTTGCGCAGCGCTTCGGGCCAGTTCGCCAAGCCGTCCGTGTCCAGCACGACGACGCCGATGTCATCGGCGTCCTGCCGCGTGATGACCTCGTGCGCGTCGCGCGCGTATTCGATCGCCGGCGCGCCGCCAAGCGCCTCGGCGACCTTGCGCGCGTGATTCGCGTCCGTCGCGATATGCACCGCGAGGGCGGATTCGGGCCGGCACTCGTTCATGCCGCCCCCCGGCGCGAGGCGATCCAGTCGCGCGTGGCGCGAATCCCCTCGGCAAGCCCGACGCGCGGCTCCCATCCGACAAGCTCGCGCGCAAGCGAGCGGTCGCAGCGCAATTTCATGATTTCGCTTTGCGGGTGGATGTGCGCCACGTGCTCGATCGACGCGCCCGGACCGCCGACGAGCCGCGCGAGATCGTTGATCGAGATATCCTCGCCAAGCCCCGCGTTCAGCACGCGGCCGGTCGCGGCGGGATGCATCCCCGCCTCCACGATGAAACGCGCGCAATCCGTGACGTAGAGAAAATCGCGCGTCTGCGTTCCGTCGCCGTAAATCGAAAGCGGCTCCCCGGCAAGCGCGCGCTCGCAGAAGATCGCCACCACGCCGCCCTCGCCGCTCGATTTCTGGTACGGGCCGTAGGTGTTGAACGGGCGCAACACGGCCACCGGCAGGCCGTACGCGTGAAAGTGCCCGAGCGCCAGGTGCTCGCCCGCGAGTTTGGCCGCCGCGTAGGGCGACGCGGGCTTGACCGGATCGTCCTCGCGGATGCCCGTTTCGCGCAGGCTGCGCTCGTACACCATGCACGTGCTGACCATGACGACGCGCGACCCGACCGCGCGGGCAAGCTCCAGCAGCTCGAAGGTCGCGGTGACGTCGGTTTCAAACGTGCGGCGCGGATCGTCGATCGACTCCTGCACGTTGATGCGCGCGGCCAGGTGAAACACCGCGCCGAAGCGATGTTTGGCGAAAAGGCGCGTCAGCGTGTCGATATCGCGGATATCGGCCTCGATGAACTCGTGAAGGCGCGGTTCGTGCTCGAATTCGGCGAGGTTTTCGCGGCTGCCGTTCGACAGATCGTCCAGGCCGACGATCGGCGCGCCGCCGTCCGTTTCGCGCAGCAGGTGACGCACGACCCAGCGGCCGATGAACCCGGCGGCGCCGGTGACGAGAATCGGCGCGTCAGCCGGCATTGAAGGTTTCCATGAAGCCGCTGCCCGGCTCGCCCTCGGGCTCGATGGGGGGCGTGGTGCGCATGCCGTGCAGCAGGTTGGGATTGGTGAGCGTGCCGTCCTCGATCAG encodes:
- a CDS encoding response regulator produces the protein MNECRPESALAVHIATDANHARKVAEALGGAPAIEYARDAHEVITRQDADDIGVVVLDTDGLANWPEALRNLYDELPGSFVVLAGGPEAGAEAWRLAMSNGDARVLAGPADARGLALTIRAATERWCLAANYRALEEEYRKVDQKLDYIQRQYLYLKEYTERILNNMRSGLLVTDKYGRVTMANQSAENILRYPPDTLVGRSISDVLDASLQPAGESEPETPSLVHRAEVGATRYDGRPIHVGYSTSTLEDATGKPLGTIIVFSDVTEVNQLKTQLIQTEKMAGIGTLAGGIAHEFNNLIGGMLGYAQLAEASGRTEDYRKSNEVVFQSAKRAKTIISNLLTFARRVPNVIERSDLRELVEQVISLVKRDLQKENVAVEIDVDDGCVIHTDLGQFQQVLLNLIINAKHAMIDRKGGTLTIVGRQEGDRLRVVVKDTGVGIPDDILPRIFEPFFTTKGSIGSGAVAGSGLGLSISYGIISELGGEILVDTVPGEGSTFTVIVPAAAMEPAAPEPDIAEDVPEETFREAGKRRILVVDDEPMIRELLENLLLRDGHRVAIAGNGFAAVEQARAFRPDIAIIDAQMPGISGKETYQELRREHPEINAVMITGQVGGEYEDFAGEMHELGIGILKKPFDIHDIRVAIQRLS
- a CDS encoding GDP-mannose 4,6-dehydratase, giving the protein MPADAPILVTGAAGFIGRWVVRHLLRETDGGAPIVGLDDLSNGSRENLAEFEHEPRLHEFIEADIRDIDTLTRLFAKHRFGAVFHLAARINVQESIDDPRRTFETDVTATFELLELARAVGSRVVMVSTCMVYERSLRETGIREDDPVKPASPYAAAKLAGEHLALGHFHAYGLPVAVLRPFNTYGPYQKSSGEGGVVAIFCERALAGEPLSIYGDGTQTRDFLYVTDCARFIVEAGMHPAATGRVLNAGLGEDISINDLARLVGGPGASIEHVAHIHPQSEIMKLRCDRSLARELVGWEPRVGLAEGIRATRDWIASRRGAA